A window of Deinococcus cellulosilyticus NBRC 106333 = KACC 11606 contains these coding sequences:
- a CDS encoding UDP-N-acetylmuramate dehydrogenase, which produces MIKVSHLPLAKLTTLGVGGESEVWTVHDQTELLEAMQAPYRPLGGGSNLVVSDAGVKERVILLKGSLSEIDLEADPALSSEKMHVTGWVGAGKALPALVRQVQKLGLSGLEGLVGIPATVGGAVWMNAGTRYGEMWDALYCLEIAYQGKITVHHPSDFPYQYRSSGLPQGAVVSRVRLKLTPSTPEDVQAKMDFADNARKGQPKARTAGCAFKNPNGVSAGKLIDEAGLKGLRVGNAMISHEHGNFVINLGGATAADVMELLRIVREKIGIPLEMEYEVWE; this is translated from the coding sequence ATGATCAAGGTGTCCCATCTGCCCCTCGCCAAACTCACCACCCTGGGCGTCGGAGGAGAATCCGAAGTCTGGACCGTGCATGACCAGACGGAACTTCTGGAAGCCATGCAGGCCCCCTACCGTCCTCTGGGTGGAGGCTCGAATCTGGTGGTCAGCGATGCAGGGGTCAAAGAGCGGGTCATTCTGCTCAAAGGCAGCCTTTCTGAAATTGATCTGGAAGCCGATCCGGCCTTATCCAGCGAAAAAATGCATGTCACAGGATGGGTGGGCGCAGGAAAAGCCCTCCCTGCCCTGGTGCGCCAGGTCCAGAAACTCGGCCTGAGCGGTCTGGAAGGTCTCGTGGGGATTCCTGCCACTGTCGGAGGGGCCGTCTGGATGAATGCAGGCACCCGTTACGGTGAGATGTGGGACGCCCTTTACTGCCTGGAAATCGCCTATCAAGGGAAGATCACCGTGCATCACCCCAGTGACTTTCCGTATCAGTACCGTTCCAGTGGCTTGCCTCAGGGGGCGGTGGTCTCACGGGTGCGCCTGAAACTGACCCCATCCACCCCGGAAGACGTGCAGGCCAAGATGGACTTTGCAGACAACGCCCGCAAAGGTCAGCCCAAAGCCCGAACCGCAGGTTGTGCCTTCAAGAACCCCAATGGGGTCAGCGCAGGCAAACTGATCGATGAGGCTGGACTCAAAGGCTTAAGGGTCGGCAATGCCATGATCTCACACGAGCACGGTAACTTTGTGATCAATCTGGGCGGAGCGACCGCTGCAGATGTCATGGAACTGTTGCGCATCGTGCGTGAAAAAATCGGCATTCCACTGGAAATGGAGTATGAAGTGTGGGAATAA
- a CDS encoding cell division protein FtsQ/DivIB — protein sequence MGIIRFLVIMLITVTLLVVSWFILPVRQTQVAGLKHLKESDILNLVHGHPGDPWLWITRYRLKGLEKHPWVLSAKVTKVFPSDVKVSIVERVPVARLLKNSHEVVLSADGVELPGAPRVGPLIKAEGKLNIQQALEAAFVLRREGVQVVELTPAGIRMKLKDSTVWADSVDSLRKYMSSVKMKRGKNIHIYPWGVSVQ from the coding sequence GTGGGAATAATTCGCTTTCTGGTGATCATGCTCATCACGGTGACCCTGCTCGTGGTATCCTGGTTCATCCTGCCCGTGCGGCAGACCCAGGTTGCAGGCCTGAAGCACCTCAAAGAAAGCGACATTTTGAATCTGGTGCATGGGCACCCCGGAGATCCGTGGCTGTGGATCACCAGATACCGCCTGAAAGGGCTTGAAAAACACCCCTGGGTGCTCAGTGCGAAAGTCACGAAAGTGTTCCCCAGCGATGTGAAAGTCAGCATTGTGGAGCGTGTGCCCGTGGCCCGTCTCCTGAAAAACAGCCATGAGGTGGTGCTCTCGGCAGACGGTGTGGAACTGCCTGGAGCCCCCAGAGTGGGACCTCTGATCAAGGCAGAAGGCAAATTGAATATTCAACAGGCTCTGGAAGCTGCTTTCGTGTTGCGTCGTGAAGGCGTTCAGGTTGTAGAATTGACACCAGCAGGCATTCGCATGAAACTCAAGGACTCCACCGTCTGGGCGGATTCTGTCGATTCCTTGCGCAAATACATGAGCAGTGTCAAAATGAAGCGTGGTAAGAACATCCACATTTACCCTTGGGGGGTGAGCGTCCAGTAA
- the ftsA gene encoding cell division protein FtsA, with protein MSVNQIIVGLDIGTTKVTTVIGEVGPDGVLDVIGEATVPSDGIKKGVVVNLDKTTQAIRQSIAAAERVAGVKVHEAFVSANGSHIKALTSHGLAAIRRNQEISRADVERAIENAQAVPLDPTVEILHILPQEYTVDGQEEIKNPIGMQGVRLEVDVHMVTGSVGPLANLRRCVQESGITPNQLVLQAYAAGLAVLDQQDYDHTVLVIDIGGGTTDIGVFRRGNLCHSAVIPIGGDHITGDIAQILKIPFEEAERIKKRYGSAIPELADPDAMLEITQAGVQTSISPFELSRIIKPRVAEIFALVRGEIDHALGPIEIITSSVILTGGTNMMKGMGELARDRFRLPVRQGNPTKLGGLKDLVARPSYATAIGLLRFAGLQEEQPTSGATRTKATVPATPTPQEVHSHTPTPVVNSTPVPQPTTVLDEPVTSQTKPQQGQKATDGGKSFLDRLKDIFKDFF; from the coding sequence ATGAGTGTTAACCAAATCATTGTAGGTCTCGACATCGGTACGACGAAAGTCACAACGGTGATCGGCGAGGTCGGACCCGATGGTGTGCTGGACGTTATTGGTGAAGCCACTGTTCCCAGCGACGGGATCAAGAAGGGCGTGGTCGTCAATTTAGACAAGACCACTCAAGCCATCCGGCAGAGCATTGCGGCTGCCGAGCGCGTTGCAGGAGTGAAAGTACACGAAGCATTCGTCAGCGCCAACGGCTCCCACATCAAAGCGCTCACCAGTCACGGACTAGCAGCCATCCGCAGAAACCAGGAAATCTCCCGCGCAGATGTAGAACGCGCGATTGAAAACGCACAGGCAGTACCCCTTGACCCCACCGTGGAAATCCTGCACATCTTGCCGCAGGAATACACCGTGGACGGTCAGGAAGAGATCAAAAACCCGATTGGCATGCAGGGCGTCCGTTTAGAGGTGGACGTTCACATGGTGACGGGCTCGGTGGGACCGCTCGCCAACCTGCGCCGCTGTGTGCAGGAAAGCGGCATCACCCCGAATCAGCTGGTGCTTCAGGCATACGCTGCAGGTCTGGCCGTGCTGGACCAGCAGGATTATGACCACACTGTGCTGGTGATCGACATTGGCGGGGGCACCACCGACATTGGGGTCTTCCGTCGCGGAAACCTCTGCCACAGCGCAGTGATTCCCATCGGTGGGGACCACATCACCGGAGACATCGCCCAGATCCTCAAGATTCCCTTCGAGGAAGCCGAACGCATCAAGAAACGCTACGGCAGTGCGATTCCCGAACTCGCAGATCCAGACGCCATGCTGGAAATCACCCAGGCTGGCGTGCAGACCAGCATCTCTCCTTTTGAACTCTCCCGCATCATCAAACCCCGCGTGGCAGAAATCTTCGCGCTGGTGCGCGGCGAGATCGACCATGCACTGGGACCCATTGAGATCATCACCTCCAGTGTGATCCTCACCGGGGGGACCAACATGATGAAAGGGATGGGTGAACTGGCCAGAGACCGCTTCAGGCTCCCCGTCCGGCAGGGCAACCCCACCAAACTGGGCGGCCTGAAAGACCTGGTGGCCAGGCCCAGCTATGCCACCGCCATCGGTCTGCTGCGTTTCGCAGGTCTGCAGGAAGAACAGCCCACCTCTGGTGCCACCCGCACCAAGGCCACCGTCCCCGCCACACCCACCCCGCAGGAAGTGCACAGCCACACCCCCACTCCCGTCGTCAACAGCACTCCGGTCCCTCAACCCACCACCGTGCTCGACGAACCCGTGACCTCACAAACCAAGCCGCAACAGGGGCAGAAAGCCACCGATGGAGGCAAATCTTTCCTGGATCGGCTGAAGGACATCTTCAAAGATTTCTTCTGA
- the ftsZ gene encoding cell division protein FtsZ: MQAAKIRVIGLGGAGNNAVNRMIESGLEGVEFIAGNTDAQVLAKSHAEVRIQLGDRLTRGLGAGADPEVGEKAALEDRERIREYLDGTDMLFITAGMGGGTGTGSAPVVAEIAREMGILTVAIVTRPFRFEGPKRGRVAEEGIAKLAERVDGMIVVNNERLLTTVGPKVSVRDAFLIADRVLYYGVKGISDVINVDGMINVDFADVRNLLVSAGTVLMGIGSGRGDNLAEEAAASAVHSPLLERGIEGARRILVNVTGGYDLSLDDANAIVEKIREATGFDEPDMLFGVSFDENAGDEVRVTVIATGFNESPVQTQRRSAIESMARQTRGKVDQLDFDIPAFLRYGDRD, encoded by the coding sequence ATGCAAGCAGCGAAGATACGCGTGATTGGATTAGGCGGAGCTGGGAACAACGCCGTGAATCGCATGATCGAATCTGGACTTGAAGGCGTGGAGTTCATTGCAGGGAACACCGACGCGCAGGTCCTGGCCAAGAGCCATGCCGAGGTCAGAATTCAGCTGGGAGACCGGCTGACCCGTGGCCTGGGTGCAGGGGCCGACCCCGAAGTGGGCGAGAAGGCCGCTCTGGAAGACAGAGAACGCATCCGTGAATACCTGGACGGCACCGACATGCTGTTCATCACTGCAGGCATGGGCGGCGGAACCGGAACCGGCAGTGCCCCCGTGGTTGCAGAAATCGCCCGCGAGATGGGCATCCTGACTGTGGCCATCGTGACCCGCCCCTTCCGCTTCGAAGGTCCCAAACGTGGCCGGGTGGCAGAAGAAGGCATCGCCAAACTCGCCGAGCGCGTGGACGGCATGATCGTGGTCAACAACGAGCGCCTGCTCACCACCGTTGGACCCAAAGTCAGCGTCCGTGACGCCTTCCTGATCGCCGACCGTGTGCTGTACTACGGCGTGAAGGGCATCAGCGACGTCATCAACGTGGACGGCATGATCAACGTGGACTTCGCCGACGTGCGCAACCTGCTCGTCAGCGCAGGAACGGTCCTGATGGGCATCGGCTCTGGACGCGGGGACAACCTCGCAGAAGAGGCCGCTGCCAGTGCAGTGCACTCTCCCCTGCTCGAACGCGGCATCGAAGGCGCAAGACGCATTCTGGTCAACGTCACGGGCGGTTACGACCTCTCCCTCGACGACGCCAATGCCATCGTTGAGAAGATTCGCGAAGCCACTGGCTTCGACGAGCCTGACATGCTCTTCGGGGTGTCCTTCGACGAGAACGCCGGAGACGAGGTGCGCGTAACTGTGATCGCCACCGGATTCAATGAGTCCCCCGTGCAAACCCAGCGTCGCAGCGCCATCGAAAGCATGGCCCGCCAGACCCGGGGCAAGGTCGATCAGCTTGATTTTGACATTCCCGCTTTTCTGAGATACGGCGATCGGGACTGA
- the ribF gene encoding riboflavin biosynthesis protein RibF → MNTYQHPSQRPDTETVIAIGSFDGVHLGHQSLLNTLIAQAKMHQVPSVVFTFDPPTRVLIQGVDFLSTLPEKLKLLEQLGVDEVIAMPFTREFAGRPKEDFLKDLSILRPKTIVVGQDFGFGKGRAGGLPDLRTITSELIALPMLSLDSEPVKSTRIRGFLNQGQVEEAHQLLGREYEAIGVVVHGDKRGRLIGFPTANVAVPEGKLLPRGVYFVDFVVDGQTHHGIANVGKRPTVEGEDVRLEVHLLNFQGDLYGQEAMVKFKRFIRTEQKFDGLDALKGQLDRDRQLALSWIH, encoded by the coding sequence ATGAACACCTACCAGCATCCCTCCCAGAGACCCGACACCGAGACGGTGATTGCCATTGGCTCGTTTGATGGTGTGCACCTCGGGCACCAGAGCCTTCTCAACACCCTGATTGCGCAGGCGAAAATGCATCAGGTGCCCAGCGTGGTCTTCACGTTTGATCCGCCCACCCGGGTGCTGATTCAGGGGGTGGATTTTCTGTCCACCCTGCCCGAGAAACTGAAGCTTTTAGAGCAGCTTGGGGTGGACGAGGTCATTGCCATGCCCTTCACCCGTGAGTTTGCAGGAAGGCCCAAGGAAGACTTCCTCAAGGACCTCAGCATTCTGCGCCCAAAGACCATTGTGGTGGGGCAGGATTTTGGTTTTGGCAAGGGGCGTGCAGGAGGGCTGCCAGACCTGCGCACCATCACCTCTGAATTGATTGCCCTGCCGATGCTGAGCCTGGACAGTGAGCCCGTCAAGAGCACCCGCATCCGGGGTTTTTTGAACCAGGGTCAGGTGGAAGAAGCCCACCAGCTTCTGGGCCGTGAATATGAGGCCATCGGTGTGGTGGTGCATGGGGACAAGCGGGGCCGCCTGATCGGTTTCCCCACCGCGAACGTCGCAGTGCCCGAAGGTAAACTGCTGCCCAGAGGCGTTTATTTTGTGGACTTCGTGGTGGACGGCCAGACCCATCACGGCATTGCCAACGTGGGCAAACGACCCACAGTGGAGGGTGAGGATGTGCGTCTGGAGGTGCACCTGCTGAATTTCCAGGGCGACCTGTACGGTCAGGAAGCCATGGTCAAATTCAAGCGTTTCATTCGCACCGAGCAGAAGTTTGATGGTCTTGACGCCCTGAAGGGGCAACTGGACCGGGACCGGCAGCTGGCCCTGTCCTGGATTCATTGA
- a CDS encoding CHASE2 domain-containing protein encodes MLTRVKSFFVRFWTNHHAQVKDSALNTLLVVVISAVLALFVAFADGPGKNFTPVTLLASSLNNISDQAFDTINFVQSGMALSARQDEKVFLIDLDDEAVKQASLQQSRQKHCEFKDPGKCGAGEMLYFNRDALASILGNLTRFPEKPKAVFIDLDFSYPDPYSDSRALMQALQTAPFPVFLPYQKGRENQTTFVFDGRLQNLQDYPNLCFVNHDLLLDEGSFMVRQLAGTKEGYPSVAEALYRVGQGQQVTAGNRACNRAGEKVKAEPTEVDALVFKKIDRSAELQYWDGLEVRKANEILQHPGDQHIFDSGLVVIGRTDRNSGDNYYTPISPFVKVPTSGVEVHLTSLMNLLSYNHFGKAVSGVWIVVFGAVTLFILQLAATLLVDSTLKLKNLLGDFLEIVLVWMLLMIPAAAIMHHQGYFLDYTLPLVALYLLRTFMKLKNPEEDASGSTEETEPVPEPSPAPTEEVPT; translated from the coding sequence GTGCTGACCCGGGTCAAAAGCTTTTTCGTTCGGTTCTGGACCAACCACCACGCTCAGGTCAAAGACAGTGCCCTGAACACCCTGCTGGTGGTGGTCATCTCAGCGGTTCTGGCCCTCTTTGTGGCTTTTGCAGATGGACCTGGAAAGAACTTCACACCCGTGACCCTGCTGGCAAGCTCACTGAACAACATCAGTGACCAGGCTTTTGACACCATCAACTTTGTGCAGTCGGGCATGGCCCTTTCTGCAAGGCAGGATGAGAAGGTCTTCCTGATCGATCTGGACGATGAGGCAGTGAAGCAGGCCTCATTGCAGCAGTCCAGACAGAAGCACTGTGAATTCAAAGACCCTGGCAAGTGTGGCGCAGGTGAGATGCTGTACTTCAACCGGGATGCCCTGGCCAGCATCCTGGGGAACCTTACCCGCTTTCCAGAGAAACCCAAAGCGGTTTTCATTGACCTGGACTTCTCCTACCCTGATCCCTACTCGGATTCCCGTGCCCTGATGCAGGCCCTCCAGACCGCACCTTTTCCGGTGTTCCTGCCCTACCAGAAAGGCAGGGAAAACCAGACCACCTTTGTTTTCGATGGCCGTTTGCAGAACCTGCAGGACTACCCAAACCTGTGCTTCGTGAACCATGACCTGCTGCTCGATGAGGGCAGTTTCATGGTCCGTCAGCTTGCCGGCACCAAAGAAGGTTACCCCTCGGTGGCAGAGGCCCTTTACCGTGTGGGTCAGGGCCAGCAGGTCACTGCAGGAAACCGGGCCTGCAACAGGGCAGGGGAGAAGGTCAAAGCAGAACCCACAGAGGTGGATGCCCTGGTCTTCAAAAAAATCGACCGCTCTGCCGAACTGCAGTACTGGGATGGTCTGGAAGTTCGCAAAGCCAACGAAATCCTGCAGCACCCCGGCGACCAGCACATCTTTGATTCTGGTCTGGTGGTGATTGGTCGCACGGACAGGAACAGCGGAGACAACTATTACACCCCCATCAGCCCTTTTGTGAAAGTCCCGACCAGTGGGGTGGAGGTGCACCTCACCAGCCTGATGAACCTGCTGAGCTACAACCACTTCGGCAAAGCAGTCTCTGGGGTGTGGATTGTGGTGTTCGGGGCCGTGACCCTGTTCATCCTGCAACTGGCCGCCACCTTGCTGGTGGACAGCACCCTGAAGCTCAAGAACCTGCTGGGGGACTTCCTGGAAATCGTGCTGGTCTGGATGCTCCTGATGATCCCCGCAGCAGCCATCATGCATCATCAGGGCTACTTTCTGGATTACACGCTGCCCCTGGTGGCCCTCTACCTGCTGAGAACCTTCATGAAGCTGAAAAACCCGGAAGAAGATGCATCTGGGTCCACAGAAGAAACCGAGCCTGTCCCTGAACCCTCACCTGCCCCCACCGAGGAGGTCCCCACATGA
- the hpf gene encoding ribosome hibernation-promoting factor, HPF/YfiA family, with protein MNIYKISGRNLEITEALRDYVSSKLDRLDRFNENITEARVVMSTRDSKDTHRRNRIEVQINIPGGIIRAEESNSDMYAAVDRVVDVLERQLRKFKTKLLKRRHETVPADVVPHEEEEFQNPEIVRSKRFEMRPMSPEDAAVQMEALDHDFYVFLNSQTSHVAVVYRRKDGHYGLIEPNV; from the coding sequence GTGAACATCTATAAAATCTCTGGACGTAACCTTGAAATCACCGAGGCCCTCCGCGATTACGTGAGCAGCAAACTCGACCGACTGGACCGCTTCAATGAGAACATCACTGAAGCCCGTGTGGTGATGAGCACGCGTGACTCCAAGGACACCCACCGCAGAAACCGCATTGAAGTGCAAATCAACATTCCCGGCGGGATCATCCGTGCCGAGGAGTCGAACAGCGACATGTATGCTGCCGTGGACCGCGTGGTGGATGTGCTCGAACGCCAGCTGCGCAAATTCAAAACCAAACTGCTGAAACGCCGCCACGAGACCGTCCCCGCAGACGTGGTGCCCCACGAAGAAGAAGAATTCCAGAACCCCGAAATTGTGCGCTCCAAGCGCTTTGAAATGCGTCCCATGAGCCCAGAGGACGCTGCTGTGCAGATGGAGGCCCTGGACCACGACTTCTACGTGTTCCTCAACAGCCAGACCAGTCATGTGGCTGTGGTTTACCGCCGCAAAGACGGTCACTATGGCCTGATCGAGCCCAACGTCTGA
- a CDS encoding amidase family protein produces the protein MESPDQLSARELSDLLRSNQTTSVDLTRHFLERIETLNGDLHAVISTHPEALQQASLLDEERAAGHLRGPLHGIPVLVKDNIDVTSVPCTAGSIALKNHVPQEDAFLVQRLKAAGCIILGKTNLTEFANFMTIDMPNGYSSLGGQTVNFRLKGQDTGGSSSGSGVAVAAGLAPMAIGTETSGSIIHPANHSGVVGLKPTVGSISRRGVIPISFSQDTAGPMTRTVEDAAMLYQVLAAHDPADPQSRAVGAFRLPEIQPGMRIGVFRESFKLLTEEENGFLEQALQKLTEAGIALVDVEYRHPELSHQWRWEVLTHEFKEGLNKYLSTVTEGPRSMTELIDFYDEHAEEGLRYGQVLLLAANSTTGTLSNPAYNRSRKLDLLYSRDLGIDDLLREHQLEALIYPKWYGYDVPAKAGYPSLTVPVGFREDGMGVNLTFTSTAWTEPLLLSLGLLLEK, from the coding sequence ATGGAATCCCCGGACCAGTTGTCTGCCCGCGAACTCTCTGACCTGCTGCGGTCAAACCAGACCACCAGTGTGGACCTCACCCGTCATTTTCTGGAGCGCATCGAAACCCTCAATGGGGACTTGCATGCCGTCATCAGCACCCATCCAGAAGCGCTGCAGCAGGCAAGCCTTCTCGATGAGGAACGTGCAGCAGGGCATCTGCGTGGCCCATTGCATGGCATTCCTGTGCTTGTGAAAGACAACATCGATGTGACCAGTGTTCCCTGCACGGCAGGTTCCATTGCCCTGAAAAACCACGTCCCTCAGGAAGATGCCTTCCTGGTGCAAAGGTTGAAAGCTGCAGGGTGCATCATTCTGGGGAAAACCAACCTGACCGAGTTCGCCAATTTCATGACCATCGACATGCCCAACGGGTACAGTTCGCTTGGGGGCCAGACTGTCAACTTTCGGTTGAAAGGCCAAGACACTGGAGGATCAAGTTCGGGCAGTGGGGTGGCGGTGGCTGCAGGGCTTGCTCCCATGGCCATCGGAACGGAAACCAGTGGCAGCATCATCCATCCGGCCAACCACAGTGGGGTGGTGGGTCTGAAACCCACGGTGGGCAGCATCTCCAGAAGGGGCGTGATTCCCATCTCGTTCAGTCAGGACACCGCAGGACCCATGACCCGCACGGTGGAAGATGCCGCCATGCTGTATCAGGTGCTGGCTGCCCATGATCCTGCAGATCCACAGTCCAGGGCTGTTGGTGCTTTTCGTCTGCCTGAAATCCAGCCCGGAATGCGAATCGGGGTTTTTCGGGAAAGCTTCAAGCTCCTCACTGAAGAGGAAAATGGCTTTCTGGAACAGGCCCTGCAAAAGCTCACAGAGGCTGGAATCGCTCTGGTGGATGTGGAATACCGCCACCCAGAACTCAGCCACCAGTGGCGCTGGGAAGTGCTGACCCATGAATTCAAAGAGGGCCTGAACAAATACCTTTCCACAGTTACAGAGGGTCCCCGCTCCATGACCGAACTGATTGATTTTTACGATGAGCATGCCGAAGAGGGCCTCAGGTATGGTCAGGTTCTGCTGCTGGCCGCCAACAGCACCACGGGCACCCTGAGCAACCCTGCATACAACCGCTCTCGCAAACTGGACCTCTTGTATTCCAGAGACCTCGGCATCGATGATCTGCTGAGGGAACACCAGCTGGAAGCCCTGATCTACCCGAAATGGTATGGCTATGATGTGCCTGCAAAGGCAGGTTACCCCAGCCTGACCGTCCCTGTGGGCTTCAGGGAAGATGGCATGGGTGTGAACCTGACCTTCACCAGCACGGCCTGGACAGAGCCACTGCTGCTGTCGCTGGGGTTGCTGCTGGAAAAATAG
- a CDS encoding peptide chain release factor 3: MTTLPHEIQRRRTFAIISHPDAGKTTMTEKLLLYGGAIQSAGSVTAKQNQKQTQSDWMTIEQQRGISISSSALVFDYHGYHINLLDTPGHQDFSEDTYRTLMAVDSALMMLDAARGVQAQTEKLFAVCRNKNIPIITFMNKMDRPAMDFFELLEQVESTLKIKVVPMTWPIGSGPDFKGVYDLQQKRVFLFERTEHGKKRAPVQVADLNDPQLESLLGSDALQILQDQVEMVEGVLDPFDMELFLKGEMTPVFWGSAITNFGVENFLDALVELAPSPHAIETTLGTLEPTEESFTGFIFKLQANMSKQHRDRTAYMRVASGTFERGMAVTHTRTGREIRLSRAHTLFAQDRESIEVAYPGDIVGLVNPGVFQIGDVVSVNPKIRLTDFPRFTPEHFATVSPKDVSKRKAFRKGLEQLSEEGVVQIFYPTDGARDPILGVVGQLQFEVFEHRMLEEYNVAIDLIHSSYKLVRWLAGEPSALARFAKHVEDDRGRPVMLFRNRFDLDFALEQYPDLEFLPQPRDMTVIQD; encoded by the coding sequence ATGACAACCCTACCCCATGAAATTCAGCGCAGACGCACGTTTGCGATCATCTCCCACCCGGACGCCGGTAAAACCACCATGACCGAAAAACTCCTGCTCTACGGAGGCGCCATCCAGAGCGCAGGTTCGGTCACTGCCAAGCAGAACCAGAAACAGACGCAGTCCGACTGGATGACCATCGAGCAGCAGCGTGGAATCTCCATTTCCAGTTCTGCGCTGGTGTTTGACTACCATGGCTACCACATCAACCTGCTGGACACCCCCGGGCACCAGGACTTCAGTGAGGACACCTACCGCACCCTGATGGCCGTGGACAGTGCCCTGATGATGCTGGACGCTGCCCGTGGTGTGCAGGCCCAGACCGAGAAACTGTTTGCCGTCTGCCGCAACAAGAACATCCCCATCATCACCTTCATGAACAAGATGGACCGTCCGGCCATGGACTTCTTCGAGCTTCTGGAGCAGGTGGAGAGCACCCTGAAAATCAAAGTGGTGCCCATGACCTGGCCCATCGGCTCCGGTCCGGACTTCAAAGGGGTGTACGACCTGCAACAGAAACGGGTCTTCCTGTTCGAGCGCACCGAGCACGGCAAGAAACGCGCACCTGTGCAGGTGGCAGACCTGAATGACCCCCAGCTTGAAAGCCTGCTGGGAAGTGACGCCCTGCAGATCCTGCAGGACCAGGTCGAGATGGTTGAGGGCGTGCTTGATCCCTTCGACATGGAGCTCTTCCTGAAAGGGGAGATGACCCCCGTGTTCTGGGGAAGCGCCATCACCAACTTCGGGGTGGAAAACTTCCTGGATGCCCTTGTGGAGCTTGCCCCATCTCCGCATGCCATTGAAACCACCCTCGGCACACTGGAACCCACCGAGGAAAGCTTCACCGGGTTTATCTTCAAACTGCAGGCCAACATGAGCAAGCAGCACCGGGACCGCACCGCCTACATGCGCGTCGCCTCTGGCACCTTTGAGCGTGGCATGGCTGTGACCCACACCCGCACAGGCAGGGAAATCCGCCTGTCCCGAGCCCACACCCTGTTCGCACAGGACCGTGAAAGCATCGAAGTGGCCTACCCTGGTGACATCGTGGGTCTGGTGAATCCAGGTGTCTTCCAGATCGGTGATGTGGTCAGCGTGAACCCCAAGATCCGCCTGACCGACTTCCCCCGTTTCACCCCAGAGCACTTTGCCACTGTGTCCCCCAAGGATGTCAGCAAGCGCAAAGCCTTCCGCAAGGGTCTGGAACAACTTTCTGAAGAAGGGGTGGTGCAGATTTTCTACCCCACTGACGGAGCCAGAGATCCCATCCTGGGCGTGGTCGGACAGCTGCAATTTGAAGTCTTCGAGCACCGCATGCTGGAAGAGTACAACGTCGCCATCGACCTGATTCACTCCAGCTACAAACTGGTGCGCTGGCTTGCTGGTGAACCCAGTGCCCTGGCCCGTTTCGCCAAGCACGTCGAAGACGACAGGGGACGCCCGGTGATGCTGTTCAGAAACCGCTTCGATCTGGATTTCGCACTCGAGCAGTACCCGGATCTGGAGTTCCTGCCCCAGCCCAGAGACATGACGGTCATTCAGGACTGA
- a CDS encoding metallophosphoesterase family protein, translating into MKIAVLSDIHGNLQAFEAVLNDAKDADQIILLGDNVNWGMHSPEVLQRIQSKNVQTLKGNHEIMLLDHLTGQAPVEAYTSDSFAPARFWAGQLAGWKEVIESWPGTLTLSFSGLPDLYFCHASPRSAFDEILLKSDSELKALCQEVKAPFLFAGHTHRQMLKNLGRKTLCTVGSVGFPVDGTSEASYVMLHGQQGKWNIEFRKTVYDLEAFHHSYHESGFLQQTGVIGTLIYLGALLGRSTLREFGRYRNRHALERALDLPLLLEFLQHELTPREIHTLMQNRHTPHEVLQGLKRASSIVL; encoded by the coding sequence ATGAAGATTGCTGTGCTCTCAGACATTCACGGAAATTTACAGGCCTTTGAGGCTGTGCTGAACGATGCAAAAGACGCAGACCAGATCATCTTGCTCGGAGACAACGTGAACTGGGGGATGCATTCACCAGAAGTGCTGCAGCGGATTCAGAGCAAAAATGTACAAACCCTCAAAGGAAACCATGAAATCATGTTGCTCGACCACCTGACCGGGCAGGCCCCTGTGGAGGCCTACACCAGTGACAGTTTTGCTCCAGCACGCTTCTGGGCAGGGCAACTTGCAGGCTGGAAAGAAGTGATCGAGTCCTGGCCCGGGACCCTCACCCTCAGCTTTTCAGGCCTGCCAGACCTGTACTTCTGTCATGCCAGCCCTCGAAGTGCTTTCGACGAAATTCTCCTCAAATCCGACAGCGAACTGAAAGCCCTGTGTCAGGAGGTGAAAGCCCCCTTCCTTTTTGCAGGCCACACCCACAGGCAAATGCTCAAAAATCTGGGCAGAAAAACCCTGTGCACGGTGGGGTCTGTTGGTTTCCCGGTGGATGGCACCTCTGAAGCCTCTTATGTGATGCTGCATGGACAGCAGGGCAAGTGGAACATTGAGTTCAGAAAAACGGTCTACGATCTGGAGGCTTTTCACCACAGTTACCATGAGAGCGGGTTTTTGCAGCAAACCGGAGTGATCGGCACTCTGATTTATCTGGGAGCATTGCTGGGACGCTCCACCCTGCGTGAATTTGGGCGCTACAGGAACAGACATGCACTGGAACGGGCCCTGGACCTGCCCCTGCTGCTGGAGTTTCTGCAACATGAATTGACCCCCAGAGAGATCCACACCCTGATGCAAAACAGGCACACGCCACACGAAGTCCTGCAGGGCCTCAAACGGGCCAGCAGCATTGTGCTTTGA